One window from the genome of Balaenoptera musculus isolate JJ_BM4_2016_0621 chromosome 3, mBalMus1.pri.v3, whole genome shotgun sequence encodes:
- the FST gene encoding follistatin isoform X3 produces the protein MVRPRHQPGGLCLLLLLLCQFMEDRSAQAGNCWLRQAKNGRCQVLYKTELTKEECCSTGRLSTSWTEEDVNDNTLFKWMIFNGGAPNCIPCKETCENVDCGPGKKCRMNKKNKPRCVCAPDCSNITWKGPVCGLDGKTYRNECALLKARCKEQPELEVQYQGKCKKTCRDVFCPGSSTCVVDQTNNAYCVTCNRICPEPTSSEQYLCGNDGVTYSSACHLRKATCLLGRSIGLAYEGKCIKAKSCEDIQCTGGKKCLWDFKVGRGRCSLCDELCPESKSEEPVCASDNATYASECAMKEAACSSGVLLEVKHSGSCN, from the exons CTGGGAACTGCTGGCTCCGCCAAGCAAAGAACGGCCGCTGCCAGGTCCTGTACAAGACAGAACTGACCAAGGAGGAGTGCTGCAGCACCGGCCGCCTGAGCACCTCATGGACCGAAGAGGACGTAAATGACAACACGCTCTTCAAGTGGATGATTTTCAATGGGGGCGCCCCCAACTGCATCCCCTGTAAAG AAACGTGCGAGAACGTGGACTGTGGGCCCGGGAAAAAATGCCGAATGAACAAGAAGAACAAACCCCGCTGCGTCTGTGCCCCAGATTGTTCTAACATCACCTGGAAAGGCCCAGTCTGTGGGCTGGACGGAAAAACCTACCGCAACGAATGTGCACTCCTCAAGGCCAGATGTAAAGAGCAGCCAGAACTGGAAGTCCAGTACCAGGGCAAATGTAAAA AGACCTGTCGGGATGTTTTCTGTCCAGGCAGCTCCACATGCGTGGTGGACCAGACTAATAATGCCTACTGTGTGACATGTAACCGCATTTGCCCAGAGCCCACCTCCTCTGAACAGTATCTCTGTGGGAATGATGGAGTAACCTACTCCAGTGCCTGTCACCTGAGAAAGGCTACCTGCCTACTGGGCAGGTCTATTGGATTGGCCTATGAGGGAAAGTGTATCA AAGCAAAGTCCTGTGAGGATATCCAGTGCACTGGTGGAAAAAAGTGTTTATGGGATTTCAAGGTTGGCAGAGGCCGGTGTTCCCTCTGCGATGAGCTGTGCCCTGAGAGTAAGTCTGAGGAGCCAGTCTGTGCCAGTGACAATGCCACCTACGCCAGCGAGTGTGCCATGAAGGAAGCAGCCTGCTCCTCAGGCGTGCTGCTGGAAGTGAAGCACTCCGGATCTTGCAACT GA
- the FST gene encoding follistatin isoform X1 has product MVRPRHQPGGLCLLLLLLCQFMEDRSAQAGNCWLRQAKNGRCQVLYKTELTKEECCSTGRLSTSWTEEDVNDNTLFKWMIFNGGAPNCIPCKETCENVDCGPGKKCRMNKKNKPRCVCAPDCSNITWKGPVCGLDGKTYRNECALLKARCKEQPELEVQYQGKCKKTCRDVFCPGSSTCVVDQTNNAYCVTCNRICPEPTSSEQYLCGNDGVTYSSACHLRKATCLLGRSIGLAYEGKCIKAKSCEDIQCTGGKKCLWDFKVGRGRCSLCDELCPESKSEEPVCASDNATYASECAMKEAACSSGVLLEVKHSGSCNSISEDTEEEEEEEDQDYSFPISSILEW; this is encoded by the exons CTGGGAACTGCTGGCTCCGCCAAGCAAAGAACGGCCGCTGCCAGGTCCTGTACAAGACAGAACTGACCAAGGAGGAGTGCTGCAGCACCGGCCGCCTGAGCACCTCATGGACCGAAGAGGACGTAAATGACAACACGCTCTTCAAGTGGATGATTTTCAATGGGGGCGCCCCCAACTGCATCCCCTGTAAAG AAACGTGCGAGAACGTGGACTGTGGGCCCGGGAAAAAATGCCGAATGAACAAGAAGAACAAACCCCGCTGCGTCTGTGCCCCAGATTGTTCTAACATCACCTGGAAAGGCCCAGTCTGTGGGCTGGACGGAAAAACCTACCGCAACGAATGTGCACTCCTCAAGGCCAGATGTAAAGAGCAGCCAGAACTGGAAGTCCAGTACCAGGGCAAATGTAAAA AGACCTGTCGGGATGTTTTCTGTCCAGGCAGCTCCACATGCGTGGTGGACCAGACTAATAATGCCTACTGTGTGACATGTAACCGCATTTGCCCAGAGCCCACCTCCTCTGAACAGTATCTCTGTGGGAATGATGGAGTAACCTACTCCAGTGCCTGTCACCTGAGAAAGGCTACCTGCCTACTGGGCAGGTCTATTGGATTGGCCTATGAGGGAAAGTGTATCA AAGCAAAGTCCTGTGAGGATATCCAGTGCACTGGTGGAAAAAAGTGTTTATGGGATTTCAAGGTTGGCAGAGGCCGGTGTTCCCTCTGCGATGAGCTGTGCCCTGAGAGTAAGTCTGAGGAGCCAGTCTGTGCCAGTGACAATGCCACCTACGCCAGCGAGTGTGCCATGAAGGAAGCAGCCTGCTCCTCAGGCGTGCTGCTGGAAGTGAAGCACTCCGGATCTTGCAACT CCATTTCGGAAGACAccgaggaagaggaggaagaggaagaccaGGACTACAGCTTTCCTATATCTTCCATTCTAGAGTGGTAA
- the LOC118892475 gene encoding 60S ribosomal protein L10-like, with translation MRGAFGKPRGTVARVHIGQVIMSICTKLQNKEHVIEALRRAKFKFPGRQKIHISKKWGFTKFNADEFENMVAEKRLIPDGCGVKYIPNRGPLDKWRALHS, from the coding sequence ATGCGTGGTGCTTTTGGAAAGCCCCGGGGCACAGTGGCCAGGGTCCACATTGGCCAGGTCATAATGTCCATCTGCACCAAGCTGCAGAACAAGGAGCATGTGATTGAGGCCCTCCGCAGGGCCAAGTTCAAGTTCCCTGGCCGCCAGAAGATCCACATCTCCAAGAAGTGGGGATTTACTAAGTTTAATGCagatgaatttgaaaacatggtGGCAGAAAAGCGGCTCATCCCAGATGGCTGTGGGGTCAAGTACATCCCTAATCGTGGCCCCCTGGACAAATGGCGGGCCCTGCACTCGTGA
- the FST gene encoding follistatin isoform X2, translated as MVRPRHQPGGLCLLLLLLCQFMEDRSAQAGNCWLRQAKNGRCQVLYKTELTKEECCSTGRLSTSWTEEDVNDNTLFKWMIFNGGAPNCIPCKETCENVDCGPGKKCRMNKKNKPRCVCAPDCSNITWKGPVCGLDGKTYRNECALLKARCKEQPELEVQYQGKCKKTCRDVFCPGSSTCVVDQTNNAYCVTCNRICPEPTSSEQYLCGNDGVTYSSACHLRKATCLLGRSIGLAYEGKCITKSCEDIQCTGGKKCLWDFKVGRGRCSLCDELCPESKSEEPVCASDNATYASECAMKEAACSSGVLLEVKHSGSCNSISEDTEEEEEEEDQDYSFPISSILEW; from the exons CTGGGAACTGCTGGCTCCGCCAAGCAAAGAACGGCCGCTGCCAGGTCCTGTACAAGACAGAACTGACCAAGGAGGAGTGCTGCAGCACCGGCCGCCTGAGCACCTCATGGACCGAAGAGGACGTAAATGACAACACGCTCTTCAAGTGGATGATTTTCAATGGGGGCGCCCCCAACTGCATCCCCTGTAAAG AAACGTGCGAGAACGTGGACTGTGGGCCCGGGAAAAAATGCCGAATGAACAAGAAGAACAAACCCCGCTGCGTCTGTGCCCCAGATTGTTCTAACATCACCTGGAAAGGCCCAGTCTGTGGGCTGGACGGAAAAACCTACCGCAACGAATGTGCACTCCTCAAGGCCAGATGTAAAGAGCAGCCAGAACTGGAAGTCCAGTACCAGGGCAAATGTAAAA AGACCTGTCGGGATGTTTTCTGTCCAGGCAGCTCCACATGCGTGGTGGACCAGACTAATAATGCCTACTGTGTGACATGTAACCGCATTTGCCCAGAGCCCACCTCCTCTGAACAGTATCTCTGTGGGAATGATGGAGTAACCTACTCCAGTGCCTGTCACCTGAGAAAGGCTACCTGCCTACTGGGCAGGTCTATTGGATTGGCCTATGAGGGAAAGTGTATCA CAAAGTCCTGTGAGGATATCCAGTGCACTGGTGGAAAAAAGTGTTTATGGGATTTCAAGGTTGGCAGAGGCCGGTGTTCCCTCTGCGATGAGCTGTGCCCTGAGAGTAAGTCTGAGGAGCCAGTCTGTGCCAGTGACAATGCCACCTACGCCAGCGAGTGTGCCATGAAGGAAGCAGCCTGCTCCTCAGGCGTGCTGCTGGAAGTGAAGCACTCCGGATCTTGCAACT CCATTTCGGAAGACAccgaggaagaggaggaagaggaagaccaGGACTACAGCTTTCCTATATCTTCCATTCTAGAGTGGTAA